A stretch of the Bacteroidota bacterium genome encodes the following:
- a CDS encoding D-alanine--D-alanine ligase, protein MKKNIAIVMGGYSTEAEISKKSGTVVFENISRDKFNPYKIIIEKDRWYAEIDGKKFDIDKNDFSISKDGEKIKFDVVYNAIHGSPGEDGKLSAYFELVNIPHNTCDSFESALSFSKRECISVAKSHGVVAAESIFLSKNDIYNIDDIATKVGLPCMVKPNRAGSSFGISKVDKLEDLQGAIDNAFSIDNQLLIEEFITGTEVTVGVIPFEGKLKVLPMTEIVSHNSFFDYNAKYEGASDEITPARISEEDRKTVTEAALKVYKALDIKGFSRAEYIIKEGIPYFIEINTIPGLTEESILPQQAKAAGISLTELFESSINEALNR, encoded by the coding sequence ATGAAGAAGAATATTGCTATAGTAATGGGCGGATATTCCACAGAAGCAGAAATTTCGAAGAAGAGTGGAACTGTGGTTTTTGAAAATATTTCTAGAGATAAATTCAATCCCTATAAAATAATAATAGAAAAAGACCGGTGGTACGCAGAAATTGATGGAAAAAAGTTTGATATAGACAAGAATGATTTCAGCATAAGTAAAGACGGTGAAAAAATCAAATTCGATGTAGTATACAATGCAATTCACGGGAGTCCCGGTGAAGATGGTAAATTAAGTGCTTACTTCGAATTAGTAAACATTCCTCACAACACCTGCGACTCTTTTGAATCGGCATTATCATTCAGCAAAAGAGAATGTATTTCGGTAGCAAAATCACACGGGGTAGTTGCTGCTGAATCTATATTCCTGAGCAAAAACGACATATACAACATCGATGATATTGCAACAAAAGTAGGTTTGCCATGCATGGTAAAACCTAACAGAGCAGGTTCGAGTTTTGGCATAAGCAAAGTTGATAAGTTAGAAGACTTACAGGGAGCAATTGACAATGCGTTTTCTATCGACAACCAGTTACTTATTGAAGAATTCATTACCGGTACTGAAGTAACTGTTGGCGTTATTCCTTTCGAAGGAAAATTAAAAGTTCTACCAATGACCGAAATAGTTTCACATAATTCTTTTTTCGATTATAACGCAAAATACGAAGGTGCATCAGACGAGATCACCCCTGCAAGAATCTCTGAAGAAGATAGAAAAACTGTTACTGAAGCTGCTTTAAAAGTTTACAAGGCACTGGACATTAAAGGCTTTTCAAGGGCTGAATACATCATCAAAGAAGGTATTCCTTATTTTATTGAGATAAATACTATTCCCGGACTTACCGAAGAAAGTATACTGCCCCAACAAGCTAAGGCTGCCGGAATTAGTTTAACTGAATTATTCGAAAGTTCAATTAACGAAGCATTAAACAGATAA
- the coaD gene encoding pantetheine-phosphate adenylyltransferase, producing MRRAVFPGSFDPITNGHLDIIHRALPLFDEIIIAIGTNSSKKYMFPLEKRIEWLEETFKEHSKIKITHYENMLTVDYCKQVDAKFIIRGLRNPADFEFEKAIAQTNRKLDPEIETVFLLTSSGFSSISSSIVREVMQYDGDYSSLVPDTVKK from the coding sequence ATACGACGAGCTGTATTTCCGGGTTCATTTGACCCTATTACAAATGGACATTTAGACATTATTCACAGGGCACTTCCTCTTTTTGATGAAATAATTATTGCTATTGGAACCAATTCGTCAAAAAAATACATGTTTCCCTTAGAGAAAAGAATAGAATGGCTTGAGGAAACATTCAAAGAGCACAGTAAGATAAAAATTACTCACTACGAAAACATGCTAACTGTTGACTACTGCAAACAAGTTGATGCTAAATTCATCATAAGGGGGCTGAGAAATCCTGCGGATTTTGAATTCGAAAAAGCTATAGCACAAACAAACAGAAAGCTTGATCCGGAAATTGAGACAGTTTTTTTACTTACTTCTTCAGGATTCTCTTCTATCAGTTCCAGCATTGTTAGAGAAGTTATGCAATACGATGGAGATTACTCTTCATTAGTTCCTGATACTGTGAAGAAATAA
- a CDS encoding NUDIX domain-containing protein, protein MKQMYNVFVNKKLLKIVKKSNFDFDLKEDYVGIEQLERIIIELEDGKYNKVLLISDNPGKVFKDFGKIAKVRVAAGGKVENKYGEILFIYRDGVWDLPKGFIEEGESNEDGAMREVEEETGVVGLEVSEFIKTTYHTYRYKGKLVLKISHWYKMKSGYEGELVPQTKEGITQVKWLDAKAINEAMKNTWENIKLLF, encoded by the coding sequence ATGAAGCAAATGTACAATGTTTTTGTAAACAAAAAACTTCTTAAAATAGTTAAAAAGTCGAATTTTGATTTCGATTTGAAAGAAGATTACGTCGGAATAGAGCAACTTGAAAGAATTATAATTGAGTTGGAAGATGGAAAGTATAATAAGGTATTGCTGATTAGTGATAATCCTGGAAAGGTTTTCAAAGACTTTGGAAAAATAGCAAAAGTACGGGTTGCTGCAGGCGGAAAAGTAGAGAATAAATATGGCGAAATACTGTTTATTTATCGTGATGGTGTTTGGGATCTGCCTAAAGGATTTATTGAAGAAGGCGAAAGTAATGAGGATGGAGCTATGAGAGAAGTTGAAGAGGAAACCGGAGTAGTAGGGTTGGAGGTATCGGAGTTTATTAAAACTACCTACCATACCTATCGCTATAAAGGTAAACTGGTGTTAAAAATTTCGCATTGGTATAAAATGAAGTCAGGTTATGAAGGCGAATTAGTTCCTCAAACTAAGGAAGGGATAACCCAAGTTAAATGGCTCGACGCCAAAGCTATAAATGAGGCGATGAAAAATACCTGGGAGAATATTAAATTATTGTTTTGA
- the pyrE gene encoding orotate phosphoribosyltransferase, giving the protein MILDKETAKKTAEFLIQVKAIKLQPNDPFSWASGWKSPIYCDNRITLSHPTLRTFIRENMVKAIEKNFVKPNVIAGVATGAIAIGALVAEAMGLPFVYIRPEAKKHGRQNQIEGHFESGQSVVIIEDLISTGMSSLKAVDALKEANATVLGMVGIFTYGFEVAEKAFEDKNIELVTLSDYNHLLEQTFETSYITDDEHLLLNKWRKAPDKWMQNL; this is encoded by the coding sequence ATGATTTTAGATAAAGAAACTGCCAAAAAAACAGCTGAATTTTTAATCCAGGTTAAAGCTATAAAACTTCAGCCAAACGACCCATTTTCATGGGCTTCAGGATGGAAATCCCCAATATATTGCGATAATAGAATTACTCTTTCGCATCCTACACTAAGGACTTTCATCCGCGAAAACATGGTCAAAGCTATTGAAAAAAACTTTGTTAAACCAAATGTTATAGCAGGAGTTGCAACAGGAGCTATTGCTATAGGTGCTCTGGTTGCTGAAGCAATGGGACTTCCGTTTGTATACATCAGACCGGAAGCCAAAAAACACGGTCGTCAGAATCAAATTGAAGGACACTTCGAAAGCGGACAATCTGTAGTTATAATAGAAGACTTAATCAGCACTGGTATGAGCAGCCTTAAAGCTGTAGATGCTCTTAAAGAAGCTAATGCCACAGTACTTGGAATGGTAGGGATTTTCACTTACGGATTTGAAGTTGCGGAAAAAGCATTCGAAGACAAAAATATTGAACTGGTAACTCTATCAGATTACAATCATTTGCTAGAACAGACTTTTGAAACAAGCTATATAACCGATGATGAGCATTTATTATTAAATAAGTGGAGAAAGGCTCCGGATAAATGGATGCAAAACCTATAA
- a CDS encoding SRPBCC family protein, which produces MTIESNKVIVNKSPKELFDFLAEFKNFEQLMPSEVQKFEADETSFVFGIKGMPEIRLIKKSSAEYSQIILEAASSKLPVELIANLEDKGDNKTETQLIFNGEFNPMIKMMVQKPLKKFIETLSENIEKL; this is translated from the coding sequence ATGACAATTGAAAGCAACAAAGTAATTGTAAACAAATCCCCTAAAGAACTTTTTGATTTTTTAGCAGAGTTTAAGAATTTCGAGCAACTTATGCCTAGTGAAGTTCAAAAATTTGAAGCTGACGAAACATCATTCGTATTCGGGATTAAAGGAATGCCGGAGATAAGACTGATTAAAAAATCATCTGCAGAATACTCTCAAATCATACTTGAAGCCGCAAGCTCAAAACTTCCTGTAGAACTTATTGCAAACCTGGAAGACAAAGGAGATAACAAAACAGAAACTCAACTGATTTTTAACGGTGAATTTAATCCTATGATAAAAATGATGGTTCAGAAACCATTAAAAAAATTCATTGAAACTTTATCTGAAAACATCGAAAAACTGTAG
- a CDS encoding biotin--[acetyl-CoA-carboxylase] ligase, giving the protein MRKIFKYDAVDSTNDLLLKWAENESISSGSIIWANNQYKGRGQFGRVWESKPGDNLTFSMLIRHDSLQVMEQFMLSKAISVAILKSLLIISPNFHIKWPNDIYLNGKKVAGILIENSIKGRYIGYSVVGVGVNVNQRKFSDHIVNASSIYNESGVELELHNLLNQIADHIEFFVNYVYRQRYEKITDVYLKYLYKLNEISVFEKDGKIFNGIIRGVDEFGRVNIELEDDEIVTFSNGEIKMKS; this is encoded by the coding sequence GTGAGGAAAATATTCAAATATGATGCCGTAGACTCTACAAATGACTTGTTGTTAAAATGGGCTGAAAATGAATCTATTTCCAGTGGAAGTATTATTTGGGCAAATAACCAATATAAAGGTAGGGGGCAGTTTGGCAGAGTTTGGGAGAGTAAGCCCGGAGATAACCTTACATTCAGTATGCTTATTCGTCATGACAGTCTTCAGGTAATGGAGCAGTTTATGTTGAGTAAGGCTATAAGTGTTGCTATATTGAAGTCGCTTCTTATTATTTCGCCAAACTTTCATATTAAATGGCCAAATGATATTTACCTCAATGGAAAAAAAGTTGCTGGTATTTTGATAGAGAATTCTATTAAAGGACGTTATATAGGCTATTCGGTTGTTGGTGTTGGAGTAAATGTTAACCAAAGAAAATTTTCGGACCACATTGTAAATGCAAGCTCTATTTATAACGAAAGTGGAGTTGAGTTAGAATTACATAACTTATTAAACCAAATAGCGGATCATATTGAGTTTTTTGTCAATTATGTATATAGACAGCGGTATGAAAAAATAACCGATGTTTACCTGAAATACCTTTATAAGCTGAATGAAATCTCTGTATTTGAAAAAGACGGGAAAATATTTAATGGAATTATTAGAGGAGTTGATGAGTTTGGAAGAGTAAATATTGAATTGGAAGACGATGAAATAGTTACTTTTAGTAATGGAGAGATCAAAATGAAGTCATAG
- the rsfS gene encoding ribosome silencing factor produces MKEAINTDILIANIIKAIEDIKGEDILLMDLREIENKSTDYFIICSGTSNTHVQSIANAVEKDISKEFKEKPWHVEGAEVSEWVLLDYVNVVVHVFQKPIREFYNIEGLWGDAKTTKISN; encoded by the coding sequence ATGAAAGAGGCAATAAATACTGATATTTTAATAGCAAACATCATTAAGGCAATAGAAGATATTAAAGGTGAAGATATTTTGCTGATGGACCTTAGAGAAATCGAAAATAAATCTACAGATTATTTTATAATTTGCTCCGGAACATCAAACACCCACGTACAATCAATTGCAAATGCTGTTGAAAAAGACATTTCCAAAGAATTTAAAGAAAAACCATGGCACGTTGAAGGTGCTGAAGTTAGTGAATGGGTTCTTCTCGATTATGTTAATGTGGTAGTACACGTATTTCAAAAACCCATAAGAGAATTTTATAATATAGAAGGATTGTGGGGAGATGCTAAAACCACTAAAATTTCTAATTAG